TGATATCCCCAAAAAATCCTGCAGCCCAAGAAACAATTCATCTTGCCTGACCCTGTCAGGGCCGCACCCAAAGGCCGTTATCCGATATACCGCAGACGGCAGTGAGCCGGATGAAAATTCGCCAGTGTATGAGCGGCCACTTTCCCTGGAGGATCTTGGTGGACTGATTCTAAAGGTCAAACCCTTCCACAGCAACGGGCTGCCTGGGACAACGACATCTATCGCACTTCCCAAAGAATAACCGACTTTGACTTGGACAATACCGGGAAAAATGCGTTGTATAAATATCTGTCAGGGGCTGCTTGTGTGTATCTGTCTTATGTCGGCGGCAAGGACGCTTGCATCGGCCGGATTTTGCGTTCAGCATACTTTCAATACCGGGGCTTACAACAGTTGCCTTATCCAGGACAGGGACGGGCTTATCTGGGTGGGCTGCTCCAACGGTATTGTCCGATATGACGGTTACGACATACAATTCATCAAATCCGGAGAAGGCCTGCTTTCTTCGGCCATTGCATCCTGCATCTTTGAAGATGACCAGGGACTTTTGTGGATCGCCACATCTGCAGGATTGAACCGGTTCGATAAAAAGACCAACACCTTTACCGTTTACAAAAATGATCCTGCCGATCCTTACAGTATCAGCAGCGGTCAGTTCAACTGGGCGCCCAGGACCATTGCCCAGGACAGGGACGGGCACATGTGGTTCGGCACCCAGGCCGGGGTCAACCGCCTGGATAAAACTACCGGGCGCTTCACCCGGTTTCGCCACGTCCCGGGAGATGCCGACAGCCTGAGCCATGATTCCGTCTGGACCGTGGTTGCAGGTAAAGCCGGAGTGATCTGGATCGGCACCGAGTCCGGGCTGGATGCTTTTTCTCCTGACACCAATCAGGTGACCCGGTATACCCATGATCCGAATTGTCCGTCAAGCTTAGGTCGTGGCCGGGTATATGCGGTGCTGGAAGATGACTGGCCCTTTGTCTGGGTGGGCACAAGCCTTGGGGGACTGAACCGACTGAACCGGGAGACCGGCCGGTTTCTGCGGTTTGAACACAATCCCGGTAACGCCGACAGCCTGAGCCACAACGCAATTTTAACCATCACCAAAGACCGCACCGGCCAGCTTTGGCTCGGACGGCCCTATGACGTGGCCGCAGGCCTTGAGCGCTTTGACCCGGAAACTTTAAAATTTACTGTATACAAGCACGTTGAAGACGATGCCCAAAGCATCTTTGGTGATATCATCATGGGATGTTACCAGGACCGGTCAGGCATCATGTGGATTATTGAAAACACCGGCGGCATAGACAAATGGGATCCATACTGGAAGCCGTTTGAGCAGTACTGCCACAGAGAAGGCGACAATACCGGCCCAAGTTCAAACGTCATCACCACCATTGCAGAATCCCATGACGGCAGCCTTTGGATGGGCACCCAGCTTGGGGGCTTGAACCGGCTTGACAGAAAAACAGGGCGGTTCAGGGTCTACCGCAAAAACAGGCAAAATCCTTTTGGTATTAGCCACGATTATGTTTTCTCTGTACTTGAGGATCAGGACAACGATCTGTGGATCTCAATGAACAATGGTGTGATCGGATTATTTAACCCCGATTCCGGCAGGCTTGAAAAACAGTTTATCAACCCTTATACCAACGGAGTGGGCAGGGGGATGATTCAGGACCGCCGCAACCCGGACATCCTCTGGTTCGGTACCGAAGGAGACGGGATGTTCAGGCTGAACAAACACAGCGGTAAATTCACCCGGTTTACCCATGATCCCGGAAACAAAAACAGCCTGGCCAACAATATGGTGCCGCGGTTGTTCCAGGAGGCGGACGGCACCTTGTGGGTGGCAACCCTGGGCGGCGGTCTGGACCGGTTTGATCCCGGTACTGAAATTTTTATCCACCATCGCAAGAACGAAAACAATCCCTGGTCCATCAGTGGCGACATGGTGACGGACTGCCACCGGGACAGCCGGGGCCGGCTTTGGGTCGCCACAGGCGATGGCGGGTTAAACCGCCTTGATCCCAAGTCCGGCAGGTTCACCCATTATGGCGCCGGTCAAGGATTTGAAACCCAAACTATCCGGGCCATTTTGGAAGATAATTCTAAAAAGCTTTGGCTGAGCAGTGATTCAGGGCTGATTCGCTTCAGCCTCACGTCGGAACAGGTCACCGGCAGGTTCACAGACCAGGACGGACTTCTGGGTAACAATTTCAGTCTGTTCGCCACCAGTGCCGCCAAAACCCGGGATGGCAAGCTATGGTTTGCAAGCCTTGAAGGCGTGATCAGCTTTTTTCCCGATCAGATAAAAAACAATCCCTATCTTCCCCCCGTTGTCCTGACCGCCTTTGATGTATCCGGTAAAAGCCTTTCTAACCGGGCCTGTCCGGAAACCATAGAACAGGTCCACCTGGACTGGAGAAACAATTCCTTTGAATTCGAGTTCGCGGCCCTGAATTACACCCAGCCCTTGAAAAACAAATACGCCTATATCCTGGAGGGATTTGACGACGAATGGAACCGCAGCGGTACCCGGCGCTACGGCAGTTACACCAATCTGCATAGTGGCAGCTACACCTTGAGGTTGGCCGGTTCGAACAATGACGGAGTCTGGAACAAAAATCAGACCCGCATTGAAGTCCATGTACAGTGCCCGCCCTGGAAAACCCCACTGGCATACGGCCTATACGGCGCCCTGATTTTGGCGCTCTGCTTTTGGGGACGAAATCTGACCACCAAAAGTATAAAAAAAAGGCTGGTAGCCAAAGAAGCGGAATTAAAAAAAGAGAAAAAGCTTAATGACCAGCTGAAAACTATCGACAAGATAAAATCCGATCTGCTTGAAAAAAAAGCGCTTGTTGAAAACAGGCTGATAAACAACAAGGTAAGGCTTGAAAATATGGTCAGGGAACGCACGGCAGAACTGAAGTCCGAAAAAGAAAAAGCAGAAGCGGCGAGCCGAGCAAAAAGCGAATTTTTAGCCAATATGAGTCATGAAATCAGAACCCCTTTGAACCTAATCCTCGGATATGCTGAAATGCTTGAAAAACAGTGCAGGGACGATGCGGTCGTCGGAGATATTTCCACCATCCGCTGTGCAGCAACCACCCTTTTGACCCTGCTCAACGATATTCTGGATCTGTCCAAAGCGGAATCAGGCAAGTTTACCGTGGCCTATGCCCCCTTCAATCTCGACGGCCTGCTTGATGAAATCGGACAAATTTTCTCGATTACCGCTGACAACAAAGGCGTGACATTTCATCTTGAAAAAAGCGCCACCCTACCGGCCACTATCATTTTGGATAAGACACGGCTGCGTCAAATCCTTATGAACATCGTGGGTAATGCCGTTAAATTTACCAATAAAGGGGGTGTGAAACTCAGTGCCGATTTCCATAAATATAACCGGGAACAGTTGTTTTCTAAATTATTGTTCTATGTGGAGGATACAGGTATCGGTATTGATCCGGACCAGGAGGGGCTGATTTTCGAACCCTTCAGCCAACAAAAAGGGCAGGATTTCAACACTTACGGGGGTACCGGTATCGGGCTTTCCATATCCAAAAAACTGGTTTCGGCCATGGGGGGCGTCATTACGCTTGAAAGCACCCCCGGACAGGGCAGCAAGTTTATAATATCCATTCCCAATGTAAAAACCCTTGATGAACCCAAACGCCGCACACCTGACTTAGTCCCCAAAGTGCCTGAACGGGAACCGGAGACGGCCCGACCGGAACCGGATATATCCCCTAAAATTCTTGCAGCCCTGCCCAATTTGCTGGCCCACCTGGAAAACGAGTTGGCACCCAGATGGAAAGAACTTCGCAACGTCCTGGTAATCAGCAGAGTCGAAGAGTTTGCCGGAGATGCCGCCGATTTTGGCTCCCAATACCAGTATGATTCATTAACACTGTGGGCTCAACAGTTGCAGACACATACCCGGGAATTCGATATGACCAATCTGCCGGACACACTGGCGCAATTTCCCGGTATCATTGCAGAACTTGCAGAGCGGATTAATAAAGTCGGTAATTAAGAACCTTGCCTTGGAAATAGAAGTGCCCTATCCTACAACGGAAGCGTTGTAAGCTTTGATGACACACGATTAAAGTATGGGTTACCCTGGCGTGTAGAAACAAATTTATAAAAAAGTCTGGGTAGGGTACTCAGATCTTTCAAGCTTTGTTGTGGGCTATGCCTGACAGTTGATATGTCAGGTCAACCATGGCTGTTATATAAAAAGCGGGGAGGGAGGGGGCTTTCTGATGAAACGAGATGTTCTTTATGTGGCCGTGGCACTCTTGTTCATGTACGCGGTCCAAGGGCCGATACATCCAGCCGAAGGCAGTATCAGGCCGCTTCCTGAAAAACCCCGGAATCACCTTCCTGCGGTTGACCCTGAAAATGATGAGAAACCGCATTCCCTTGACTTTCTGAACATCTTGGACGGACTCAAAGACAGTGACGATTACAGGCGTATCAGAGAAAGTGCCCAAAAGATGGATGATGCCCACCTCAAAGATGAATTCTACCGTATTGATGCAATGCTGAACGACGGGTACTATGAGGATGCATTGAGCCGATGTGAGAAAGTATTGAAAAACACTCCCGGCATCTGGCTTTTCCATTACTGCAAGGCGGTCGCCTATCATCTGATCGGCCGGCTGGACGAATCGCTTCGAGAACTGAACCGGGCAATGGCCTTGAATCCGGACTTGCCGAACGTACAGCTCTGGCAGGCCAACATTTACCTGCAAAAGGGCGATCTTGCCAAAGCAAATGAACGGATTTTTAATGCACTGAAAGCCAATCAGCACAACCTGGAAGCACGGCTGCTTCTCGCCAAGCTGAAAATATACAAGCAGGACTACGCCGGCGGCATTGACGAAATCAAGAATGTGATCCGCCTGTCGAAAACAAACGAGAACGCACATATACTACTGGCGAAGATCTACTCTGAGATGGGAAGGCACAAGGAGGCTCTTGATTTAATCGAATCCTTTTCCACAGGGTCCACAGGCACCGTTCCTTCGCAACGCGTTCAGGCCGCGAAAATCGAATTTTTGCTCGCATTGAAACAGGTAGGGCAAGCACAAACATTGTATGAAAAATATTTCCAGGGCAAGGAGACATATGATGCGTTGACCGTCGAACTGGACTTGTCGCATGCCCAAAAAGATTATGACAAAAGCATTGCCGTTTCAGAAAAGCTGATTGAGAAATACCCGAGATCTTATGCCGGATTTCTGTCCGGTCTGTACGCCGGCCTATCGAAAAGAGATTTTGCGCAGTCAGAAAAGCTATTGCAAAAGATGAAAGGGTGCTTTCCCACGTTTCCCTGGATCAACAAGGTCATAGCAGACGTTCTGTTTGCCCGGGAGAGGTATGCCCAAGCCGAAATTTTTTATCGAAAGGCGTTGGCGCGCCATCCCGAGAGCCTTTCCTCATATCAGGATCTCGGATGGTGCTACACCACCCACGGCCGATATCAAGACGCCCTTGATGTTTTTCAAGCCGGATTTGAGCGTTTCCCCAGGGATTATCTACTCCATAAATTCGCCGGGAAGGCATACCGGGAATTAAACCTTTACAAGAAGTCGATCATTCATTATCAGCAGGCAATCAAAGTGTTCCCGGACCGGATCGGGGCTCATGTCGGGCTGGGCTCGACTTACAACTATGCTGGAAATTTAGATCTTGCCATTGAATCGTACCAGAGAGCCATCAAGATTTATCCATACTATTTTGAACCCTTCTGGGGCATTGCCAACGCCAGTCTCAAACAAAAAAATTACCCTAAAGCGATCAAATACGCAAAGACCGCAATAAGCATGTCCCCTCAGAAAGGATTGCCCTATTCAACCTTGGCACAAGCATATTATGATGCGGGCGAGCCAAAACAGGCCGAAGCGGTCTGTCGCGGCATGACGGACACGGTGACGTCCAATGCCGAAGGTTTACTCTTTCTTGGCTACTGCTGGCGGGGTATTGAAAAATTTGATGAGGCTTTGGCAGCTTTCCAAGCTTCC
Above is a window of uncultured Desulfobacter sp. DNA encoding:
- a CDS encoding two-component regulator propeller domain-containing protein — protein: MRCINICQGLLVCICLMSAARTLASAGFCVQHTFNTGAYNSCLIQDRDGLIWVGCSNGIVRYDGYDIQFIKSGEGLLSSAIASCIFEDDQGLLWIATSAGLNRFDKKTNTFTVYKNDPADPYSISSGQFNWAPRTIAQDRDGHMWFGTQAGVNRLDKTTGRFTRFRHVPGDADSLSHDSVWTVVAGKAGVIWIGTESGLDAFSPDTNQVTRYTHDPNCPSSLGRGRVYAVLEDDWPFVWVGTSLGGLNRLNRETGRFLRFEHNPGNADSLSHNAILTITKDRTGQLWLGRPYDVAAGLERFDPETLKFTVYKHVEDDAQSIFGDIIMGCYQDRSGIMWIIENTGGIDKWDPYWKPFEQYCHREGDNTGPSSNVITTIAESHDGSLWMGTQLGGLNRLDRKTGRFRVYRKNRQNPFGISHDYVFSVLEDQDNDLWISMNNGVIGLFNPDSGRLEKQFINPYTNGVGRGMIQDRRNPDILWFGTEGDGMFRLNKHSGKFTRFTHDPGNKNSLANNMVPRLFQEADGTLWVATLGGGLDRFDPGTEIFIHHRKNENNPWSISGDMVTDCHRDSRGRLWVATGDGGLNRLDPKSGRFTHYGAGQGFETQTIRAILEDNSKKLWLSSDSGLIRFSLTSEQVTGRFTDQDGLLGNNFSLFATSAAKTRDGKLWFASLEGVISFFPDQIKNNPYLPPVVLTAFDVSGKSLSNRACPETIEQVHLDWRNNSFEFEFAALNYTQPLKNKYAYILEGFDDEWNRSGTRRYGSYTNLHSGSYTLRLAGSNNDGVWNKNQTRIEVHVQCPPWKTPLAYGLYGALILALCFWGRNLTTKSIKKRLVAKEAELKKEKKLNDQLKTIDKIKSDLLEKKALVENRLINNKVRLENMVRERTAELKSEKEKAEAASRAKSEFLANMSHEIRTPLNLILGYAEMLEKQCRDDAVVGDISTIRCAATTLLTLLNDILDLSKAESGKFTVAYAPFNLDGLLDEIGQIFSITADNKGVTFHLEKSATLPATIILDKTRLRQILMNIVGNAVKFTNKGGVKLSADFHKYNREQLFSKLLFYVEDTGIGIDPDQEGLIFEPFSQQKGQDFNTYGGTGIGLSISKKLVSAMGGVITLESTPGQGSKFIISIPNVKTLDEPKRRTPDLVPKVPEREPETARPEPDISPKILAALPNLLAHLENELAPRWKELRNVLVISRVEEFAGDAADFGSQYQYDSLTLWAQQLQTHTREFDMTNLPDTLAQFPGIIAELAERINKVGN
- a CDS encoding tetratricopeptide repeat protein; protein product: MKRDVLYVAVALLFMYAVQGPIHPAEGSIRPLPEKPRNHLPAVDPENDEKPHSLDFLNILDGLKDSDDYRRIRESAQKMDDAHLKDEFYRIDAMLNDGYYEDALSRCEKVLKNTPGIWLFHYCKAVAYHLIGRLDESLRELNRAMALNPDLPNVQLWQANIYLQKGDLAKANERIFNALKANQHNLEARLLLAKLKIYKQDYAGGIDEIKNVIRLSKTNENAHILLAKIYSEMGRHKEALDLIESFSTGSTGTVPSQRVQAAKIEFLLALKQVGQAQTLYEKYFQGKETYDALTVELDLSHAQKDYDKSIAVSEKLIEKYPRSYAGFLSGLYAGLSKRDFAQSEKLLQKMKGCFPTFPWINKVIADVLFARERYAQAEIFYRKALARHPESLSSYQDLGWCYTTHGRYQDALDVFQAGFERFPRDYLLHKFAGKAYRELNLYKKSIIHYQQAIKVFPDRIGAHVGLGSTYNYAGNLDLAIESYQRAIKIYPYYFEPFWGIANASLKQKNYPKAIKYAKTAISMSPQKGLPYSTLAQAYYDAGEPKQAEAVCRGMTDTVTSNAEGLLFLGYCWRGIEKFDEALAAFQASNKISPGSNKHEVIGNIYQNLGKYPEAVQDYDRAFEMGLASVDLYYNIGLCYLNLSRLDEAEASLKKALALNPEGSKTYHGLADVYLKKDMRDLALDHLNRAVELDPGNTKALCARGRQLGLSGKQELAMRDYNRALEIDNESALAYHLRGTLYAAREDFENATADYRKALKINPEYVECHVSLGLVYQKQSRFIAAQSEYEKAAAINPDSEVTRLALGNLFLESNAFNQAIRQYEIGLEKGRTLQKELNYSLGLAYKKKGDVEKAALFYQKTLEADPAYFQAHYNLGVIYGQSGALDKSEHHFQEALKTHPKDVDTLNNLGYTYYLKRMFTMADECYAKALGQMPSNGLCHYNKALNHYAQKEFNLAVRHLDLAAKNGYKGSPRFHHALEAYRN